A DNA window from Hevea brasiliensis isolate MT/VB/25A 57/8 chromosome 2, ASM3005281v1, whole genome shotgun sequence contains the following coding sequences:
- the LOC110643582 gene encoding inositol-tetrakisphosphate 1-kinase 3 isoform X1 — MRLHDEIVPFHRSGIRGDEEYVEGDEEEEISSIEAGFLPPHHPCPLQRKLVVVGYALTSKKIKSFLQPKLEGLARNKGILFLAIDQNRPLSDQGPFDIVLHKLTGKEWRQILEDYRRTHPEVTVLDPPDAIQHLHNRQSMLQCVADMNLSNSYGKVDIPRQLVIKKDAASIPDTVTNAGLMLPIVAKPLVADGSAKSHELSIAYDQHSLKKLEPPLVLQEFVNHGGVLFKVYIVGEAIKVVRRFSLPDVCKRELSNIAGVFRFPRVSCAAASADDADLDPGVAELPPQPLLERLAKELRHRLGLRLFNLDIIREHGTRDQFYVIDINYFPGYGKMPEYEHIFTDFLLSLGQSQYKKRSS, encoded by the exons ATGAGGCTGCACGATGAGATTGTACCGTTTCATAGAAGCGGAATACGAGGAGATGAAGAATATGTGGAAGGAGATGAAGAGGAGGAAATTTCCTCTATAGAAGCTGGGTTTCTTCCTCCTCATCATCCTTGTCCTCTCCAGAGGAAACTCGTTGTTGTTGGTTACGCTCTTACCTCCAAGAAAATTAAGAGCTTCTTGCAGCCAAAGCTCGAGGGTTTAGCtag GAATAAAGGTATATTATTTCTTGCAATTGATCAAAACAGGCCCCTTTCAGATCAAGGCCCTTTTGACATTGTTTTGCATAAG CTAACTGGAAAGGAGTGGCGACAGATTCTTGAG GACTACAGAAggactcatccagaagtcactgTACTTGATCCTCCAGATGCTATTCAACATTTACACAATCGTCAGTCTATGCTTCAGTGTGTGGCTGATATGAATCTATCGAACTCCTATG GTAAAGTAGATATTCCCAGGCAATTAGTTATCAAAAAGGATGCAGCATCCATCCCTGACACAGTCACAAACGCTGGGCTGATGCTACCAATTG TTGCGAAGCCACTAGTTGCAGATGGGAGTGCAAAGTCGCATGAATTATCAATTGCTTATGATCAACACTCCCTTAAGAAACTCGAACCTCCACTTGTTCTTCAGGAGTTTGTTAACCATG GAGGTGTTCTCTTCAAAGTTTATATTGTAGGGGAGGCCATTAAGGTGGTCCGGCGGTTCTCTTTACCTGATGTCTGTAAACGGGAACTCTCCAATATTGCAGGTGTCTTCCGTTTTCCACGGGTTTCTTGTGCAGCAGCATCTGCAGATGATGCTGATTTGGATCCTGGTGTTGCTG AGCTTCCTCCACAACCATTGCTTGAGAGACTTGCAAAGGAACTTCGTCACCGACTT GGTCTCCGGCTGTTTAATTTGGATATAATCCGAGAGCATGGGACCAGAGATCAATTTTATGTCATTGACATCAACTACTTCCCTg GATATGGGAAAATGCCAGAATATGAGCATATATTTACGGACTTCCTTTTGAGCCTGGGGCAGAGTCAATACAAGAAAAGATCCTCATAG
- the LOC110643582 gene encoding inositol-tetrakisphosphate 1-kinase 3 isoform X2 — MLQCVADMNLSNSYGKVDIPRQLVIKKDAASIPDTVTNAGLMLPIVAKPLVADGSAKSHELSIAYDQHSLKKLEPPLVLQEFVNHGGVLFKVYIVGEAIKVVRRFSLPDVCKRELSNIAGVFRFPRVSCAAASADDADLDPGVAELPPQPLLERLAKELRHRLGLRLFNLDIIREHGTRDQFYVIDINYFPGYGKMPEYEHIFTDFLLSLGQSQYKKRSS, encoded by the exons ATGCTTCAGTGTGTGGCTGATATGAATCTATCGAACTCCTATG GTAAAGTAGATATTCCCAGGCAATTAGTTATCAAAAAGGATGCAGCATCCATCCCTGACACAGTCACAAACGCTGGGCTGATGCTACCAATTG TTGCGAAGCCACTAGTTGCAGATGGGAGTGCAAAGTCGCATGAATTATCAATTGCTTATGATCAACACTCCCTTAAGAAACTCGAACCTCCACTTGTTCTTCAGGAGTTTGTTAACCATG GAGGTGTTCTCTTCAAAGTTTATATTGTAGGGGAGGCCATTAAGGTGGTCCGGCGGTTCTCTTTACCTGATGTCTGTAAACGGGAACTCTCCAATATTGCAGGTGTCTTCCGTTTTCCACGGGTTTCTTGTGCAGCAGCATCTGCAGATGATGCTGATTTGGATCCTGGTGTTGCTG AGCTTCCTCCACAACCATTGCTTGAGAGACTTGCAAAGGAACTTCGTCACCGACTT GGTCTCCGGCTGTTTAATTTGGATATAATCCGAGAGCATGGGACCAGAGATCAATTTTATGTCATTGACATCAACTACTTCCCTg GATATGGGAAAATGCCAGAATATGAGCATATATTTACGGACTTCCTTTTGAGCCTGGGGCAGAGTCAATACAAGAAAAGATCCTCATAG